The DNA region CGGGATGGAAGCCCTGCGCGAAATAGCAGCAAACGGATCCAACTTTGACCTGGTGGTAACTGATCTTATGATGCCAAACATGGATGGGATCGACCTCTTCAGGAATACAAACAACTTACCCCAGTACAAGGACGATGCCCTGCACACGCTTCCGCCGTTTATTCTCCTTACTGCCTCAACTGATGTCGATCAACTTGTCGAGGCAAAATTGGCCGGTTTCTCTGACATATTGCTGAAGCCCCTGGACAAAACACGCCTGGAACAGGCACTGGACAATATTGTCAGTCAACAGGTTTCCTTCGAGCGGACTCTGGGCCAGGCTCTAGAATCGATCAAACAAATGGTTGTCCAGATCAAATCCCGCAAGGATCTGAATTCAGCTAAAACCACCGCTGGTTATCTGCAGGTTATGATCAGTGATCTATATTCATTTGTGGAACAGGAAGATCCGGATGACACACTTTAGCATTCAAGGAAGATAAGTAATGATCACAAATTGGAAGAAAACGGCAGCTGTTTGGTACTTTGGCTTAACCAAGATACCCCTCATCCTTTTCGTTCGGCCA from Candidatus Neomarinimicrobiota bacterium includes:
- a CDS encoding response regulator, which produces MKILVVDDIKFNGILVVMELKRLGHEVIQVLSGMEALREIAANGSNFDLVVTDLMMPNMDGIDLFRNTNNLPQYKDDALHTLPPFILLTASTDVDQLVEAKLAGFSDILLKPLDKTRLEQALDNIVSQQVSFERTLGQALESIKQMVVQIKSRKDLNSAKTTAGYLQVMISDLYSFVEQEDPDDTL